In the Candidatus Electrothrix rattekaaiensis genome, one interval contains:
- a CDS encoding phosphotransferase, with amino-acid sequence MDKNFIATACQLLNASENIGNTGDTWSQDSITITPLTPDGSLRRFCRVAHEDGRTAVAVTPPPDAAAGLREAVAGWHIGRHLFATGAPVPELYGFEEQSGLLVCEDLGDQRLHDLMQKKGNDSEQIIQLYRQTVSELARMQVRGSQGFKPDWCWDTPKYDRALMLERESGYFLRALCRDFLQLEIDEEKIAQDFHALADKASQAEATFFLHRDFQSRNIMIQQERVRFIDYQAGRQGPLAYDLASLLIDPYAALPALLLEELLEHYLDTLTSLLPYDRAQFQQEYLLLALQRNLQILGAFAFLGQQRGKPFFRQYLAPALHSLRGLLAKTATAEYLYLKSLSRRCAEKLDNQPVT; translated from the coding sequence ATGGACAAAAACTTCATCGCAACGGCCTGCCAACTCCTCAACGCTTCAGAAAATATTGGCAATACAGGTGATACATGGTCACAAGACTCAATAACCATCACCCCTCTGACCCCGGATGGCTCGCTCCGCCGTTTCTGCCGGGTTGCGCATGAGGACGGCAGGACCGCTGTGGCTGTGACCCCGCCCCCTGATGCTGCTGCTGGTCTGCGCGAGGCAGTCGCTGGTTGGCATATCGGCAGGCATCTCTTTGCCACAGGTGCCCCTGTCCCGGAGCTGTACGGCTTTGAAGAACAGAGCGGTCTGCTGGTTTGTGAGGATTTGGGCGATCAACGCTTGCACGATCTGATGCAGAAAAAGGGCAATGACTCAGAACAGATCATTCAACTCTATCGACAGACTGTGAGCGAACTCGCTCGGATGCAGGTACGAGGCAGCCAAGGCTTCAAGCCAGACTGGTGCTGGGATACACCAAAGTACGACCGCGCTCTGATGTTAGAACGGGAATCCGGCTATTTTCTCCGAGCCCTGTGCCGTGATTTTCTCCAACTGGAGATTGACGAAGAAAAAATAGCGCAGGATTTTCATGCACTGGCGGACAAGGCCTCCCAAGCTGAAGCCACCTTCTTTCTTCATCGGGATTTCCAGAGCCGCAATATCATGATCCAGCAGGAGCGGGTCCGCTTTATCGACTACCAAGCGGGCCGCCAAGGCCCCTTGGCCTACGATCTTGCCTCCCTGCTCATTGATCCCTATGCCGCCCTGCCCGCCTTGCTTCTGGAGGAACTGCTGGAACACTATCTTGATACCCTGACCAGCCTGCTTCCCTATGACCGCGCCCAATTCCAACAAGAATATCTCCTGCTGGCCCTGCAACGCAATCTCCAGATCCTGGGGGCCTTTGCCTTTCTCGGTCAGCAACGGGGCAAACCTTTTTTCCGGCAATACTTGGCTCCCGCCCTGCACAGCCTGCGCGGCCTGCTTGCCAAAACAGCCACAGCCGAGTACCTTTATCTTAAATCACTCAGCCGCCGATGTGCGGAGAAATTGGATAATCAACCAGTAACCTGA
- a CDS encoding SUMF1/EgtB/PvdO family nonheme iron enzyme, translating to MVTGTEPLTVFANIKWVKPLWKKLRQLTGERAKELDRLRDEFVDPEQLRGLYIEPYLQDRNPADGHQDDLVSAAQQLAFERINGFFRGSLPLEKDGRHQMFILSDAGMGKTSLLLMIKLMHLTSFWPKGYNCALFKLGADTLERVQALPNKGETVLLLDALDEDPKAWKRIKDRLLELLQASEDFRRVVISSRTQFFPEMEPDRLGRPEIKVLAGYHCPVLYLSPFTDEQVQEFIRRKLPLRWYHWLCLQRGRIKKKREKATCLLEHMQDLRMRPMLLHHIDKLLAAECRQEWECRQEWNAYTVYEALVDEWLDREVRKIRGQHADERVPERKELFHACLRVAEEMERQGSRVISEDALRQLIREDANIGWLEKFELGGRSLLNRNSDRAFRFSHYTIQEFLLAWGVVNKQFVGQEPLRATDQLVRFVDLAVGISRHVDHIDLSEIDPLGYVEKYNSSWPIQDQLKNGGLGPEMMLLPGGRFRMGNMQGKEAKDEHPVHEVKLGSFAIGRYPITFTEYDIFCEATGRQKPKDEGWGRGQRPVIDVSWHDAQDYCKWLTWESGQAYRLSTEAEWEYACRGGTETRWCFGDGEERLGGYVWYKNNSYGMTQPVGEKKANVWGIYDMHGNVWEWCLDWYSSEYYGECQRQGLVKSPQGPSTGVERVTRGGSWYDRVSLCRSSYRYSHGSVKRGLNFGFRCVRVQGEPKGPKAG from the coding sequence ATGGTGACAGGAACAGAACCCTTGACGGTCTTTGCAAATATCAAATGGGTGAAGCCGCTGTGGAAAAAGCTACGTCAGTTGACCGGTGAGCGGGCCAAGGAGCTTGACCGCCTGCGGGACGAGTTTGTTGATCCAGAGCAGCTTCGGGGCCTGTACATAGAACCCTATCTTCAGGATCGTAATCCGGCGGATGGTCATCAGGATGACTTGGTGTCAGCGGCGCAGCAGCTCGCCTTTGAGCGAATCAACGGATTTTTTCGCGGCAGTCTTCCTCTGGAAAAGGATGGTCGCCACCAGATGTTTATTCTCTCTGATGCCGGGATGGGCAAGACCTCTCTGCTGCTCATGATTAAGCTCATGCATCTGACCAGCTTTTGGCCCAAGGGGTATAACTGCGCGTTGTTCAAGCTGGGTGCAGATACTCTGGAGCGAGTGCAGGCTCTACCTAATAAAGGTGAAACCGTGCTCCTGCTGGATGCTCTGGATGAAGACCCCAAGGCCTGGAAGCGGATTAAGGACCGCCTGCTGGAGCTTTTGCAGGCCAGTGAGGATTTTCGGCGGGTGGTTATCTCCAGCCGGACCCAGTTTTTCCCGGAAATGGAGCCGGACAGGCTTGGTCGTCCGGAGATCAAGGTGCTGGCTGGCTATCATTGCCCGGTGCTCTATCTTTCGCCGTTTACAGATGAACAGGTGCAGGAGTTTATCCGGCGCAAGCTGCCCTTGCGCTGGTATCATTGGTTGTGCCTGCAACGCGGGCGGATCAAGAAAAAGCGGGAAAAGGCAACCTGTCTGCTGGAGCATATGCAGGATTTGCGGATGCGGCCTATGCTCTTGCATCATATCGACAAGTTGCTTGCAGCAGAATGTCGGCAGGAATGGGAATGCCGGCAAGAATGGAATGCCTATACAGTGTATGAGGCCCTGGTTGATGAGTGGCTGGACCGTGAGGTACGAAAAATTCGGGGTCAACATGCGGATGAGCGGGTGCCGGAGCGGAAGGAGCTGTTTCATGCCTGTTTGCGGGTTGCCGAGGAGATGGAGCGGCAAGGCTCACGGGTTATCAGTGAAGATGCTTTGCGGCAGCTGATTCGGGAGGATGCAAATATTGGCTGGTTGGAGAAGTTTGAGCTGGGTGGACGATCCTTGCTGAATCGTAATTCTGACCGGGCTTTTCGTTTCAGTCATTATACGATTCAGGAGTTTTTGTTGGCCTGGGGGGTGGTGAACAAGCAGTTTGTCGGGCAAGAACCGTTGCGGGCCACAGATCAGTTGGTCCGCTTTGTTGATCTTGCTGTTGGTATATCCCGTCATGTTGATCACATTGATCTCAGCGAAATTGATCCATTGGGTTATGTGGAGAAATACAACTCGTCTTGGCCAATACAGGATCAGTTGAAGAACGGTGGGCTGGGACCGGAAATGATGCTTCTGCCCGGAGGTCGCTTTCGGATGGGTAATATGCAGGGCAAGGAGGCAAAGGACGAGCACCCAGTTCATGAAGTGAAACTGGGCAGCTTTGCCATTGGCCGTTATCCGATTACTTTTACTGAGTATGACATTTTTTGTGAGGCTACAGGCCGGCAAAAGCCGAAAGATGAGGGGTGGGGCAGAGGGCAACGACCAGTAATTGATGTTAGCTGGCATGACGCTCAGGATTATTGTAAGTGGCTGACTTGGGAATCTGGACAAGCTTACCGGTTATCAACTGAGGCGGAGTGGGAGTATGCGTGCCGAGGAGGTACTGAAACGAGATGGTGCTTTGGTGATGGGGAGGAACGTCTAGGAGGATATGTTTGGTACAAGAATAACTCTTATGGAATGACACAGCCGGTCGGTGAAAAGAAGGCTAACGTTTGGGGTATCTATGATATGCACGGTAATGTCTGGGAGTGGTGCCTAGATTGGTACAGCAGCGAATATTATGGAGAATGTCAGAGGCAAGGTTTGGTTAAGAGTCCCCAAGGACCTTCAACCGGAGTGGAACGTGTTACTCGTGGTGGATCTTGGTACGATAGGGTGTCGCTCTGTCGTTCTTCTTACCGGTACAGTCACGGGTCTGTCAAACGTGGTCTCAACTTTGGTTTTCGTTGTGTGCGAGTTCAGGGGGAGCCCAAGGGGCCGAAGGCCGGGTGA
- a CDS encoding DUF5714 domain-containing protein, with translation MPMQWITRLHRIEHAGMPVYIDQEKPDWFVPSTRTDELLRACQKYGNRAVALGEFCNRCNEEPDKAGRHLRRLEHLLDQGTPPPYQGRSHHLRLGPLKEIWFHITDTCNLSCVHCLFSASPSKKESMEQERLHDAIDQATALGSHLFYFTGGEPFVYPDFCQTIEYVLQKDPAHHVAILTNGLLLEEHLAELMEMDHERIHLQVSLDGLKEEHDFLRGRNTYSRLCENLEAAVKTGLAFTISVAVNNDNVGRLDKIARQAHALGAGGLHLMYHFVRGKGTSGQFVPVVRLFSQIVKAAEVCQELGLKIDNLEAMKAQVFAVPGSRFDLTNMAWESLAVAPDGTLSPSPALVRVEELACGHLEQGLADAWKDNIVLREIRLISQVDIEERQQRPLSLITGGGDPDHSWNTGCNLVGHDPYIDLYEQLALQLITDQAAQYPDQGLFRLRMGDVRHDCPDTENGSDGSVGLTHCNCLISLAEHDGHSSVREFYSAAAQQANTEIVNPFSPAAGLGDYIPEEAKEKSYGCGSPVKDAAPQKGEIVVDLGSGSGVECFLAAAEVGASGRVYGIDMTDAMLELACKSKRHVVMDLGYDNIEFRKGYLEAIPLADATADVVISNCVINLSPDKRRTYLEIMRILKPGGRLVVADVVSDESVSAAIKNSTKYRGECLGGAMQQDDLLVMLEDCGFASVYLHKRSPYREVDGHRFYSLTYEAGKAEVTELTGLEELVDEEGEKVRCLFRGPAPALETSTGRRLECGRITELPRREAEQLGDQVFILDEEGAVANIEQEACCCGVPPDEGRGNDSSNSKNDSVARHLNGCLVCGEELVYQSNSGVSASCYFCGTETVTPCSCTADHYVCDSCHQQEGVAVVRSVCLSSREKDMITLMTRIRNHPAVPMHGPEHHALVPGVILAAYRNNGGKISKDLIATGIDRGSKVPGGVCGFWGCCGAAVGAGIAASLILEATPLKADERQHTLAFTAALFKEIARIKGGRCCQRETWLALTHASRFSEKFFGIALPAESVLHCNQYEKNRECMLTRCPLWEEREWKEGRWRGSCLKKAAGALLPYPS, from the coding sequence ATGCCCATGCAATGGATCACACGACTGCACCGAATCGAACATGCCGGAATGCCGGTATACATTGATCAGGAAAAACCGGACTGGTTTGTCCCCTCCACGCGCACTGATGAACTGCTCAGGGCCTGTCAAAAGTACGGCAACCGGGCTGTGGCTCTGGGTGAGTTCTGTAACCGTTGCAACGAAGAACCGGATAAGGCGGGACGCCATCTTCGTCGCTTAGAGCATCTTCTGGATCAAGGGACACCGCCGCCCTACCAGGGCCGCAGTCACCATCTGCGTCTCGGCCCTTTGAAAGAGATCTGGTTTCATATCACAGATACCTGCAATCTTTCCTGTGTCCATTGCCTTTTTTCCGCCTCTCCGAGCAAAAAGGAAAGCATGGAGCAGGAACGCCTTCATGATGCCATTGATCAGGCCACCGCGCTGGGCAGTCATCTTTTTTATTTCACCGGTGGCGAACCCTTTGTGTATCCTGATTTTTGCCAGACGATTGAATATGTCCTGCAAAAGGATCCGGCCCATCATGTGGCGATCCTGACTAATGGCCTGCTTCTTGAGGAGCATCTTGCCGAACTGATGGAGATGGACCATGAGCGGATTCATCTCCAAGTCAGTTTGGACGGTTTAAAGGAGGAACACGATTTTCTTCGGGGACGTAACACCTATAGCAGGCTTTGCGAAAATCTTGAGGCCGCTGTAAAGACGGGATTGGCCTTCACCATTTCAGTGGCTGTGAACAACGATAATGTAGGGCGGCTGGATAAAATCGCTCGTCAGGCTCATGCCTTGGGGGCAGGCGGTCTCCATCTGATGTATCATTTTGTCCGGGGCAAGGGGACAAGCGGTCAGTTTGTCCCGGTGGTTCGCCTGTTCTCTCAGATTGTCAAGGCAGCTGAGGTCTGTCAGGAGTTGGGGCTGAAGATCGATAATCTGGAGGCCATGAAGGCTCAGGTCTTTGCTGTGCCCGGTTCCCGTTTTGATCTGACCAATATGGCCTGGGAATCCTTGGCCGTAGCCCCGGATGGAACGCTTTCTCCTTCTCCGGCCTTGGTACGGGTGGAGGAACTTGCCTGCGGGCATCTGGAGCAGGGGCTGGCCGATGCCTGGAAAGATAACATCGTGCTCAGGGAGATTCGTTTGATCAGCCAAGTAGATATCGAGGAACGGCAGCAACGCCCCTTGTCTCTCATTACTGGTGGAGGTGACCCGGATCATTCCTGGAACACCGGTTGTAACTTAGTGGGGCATGATCCCTATATTGACCTGTACGAGCAGCTGGCCTTGCAGCTTATTACGGATCAGGCGGCTCAATATCCTGATCAGGGCCTGTTTCGCTTGCGGATGGGCGATGTGCGCCATGATTGCCCGGACACGGAAAACGGCTCTGACGGCTCGGTCGGACTCACCCATTGCAATTGTCTGATTTCCCTGGCTGAGCATGACGGCCATTCCTCGGTGCGGGAGTTTTACAGTGCTGCTGCCCAGCAGGCCAACACGGAGATTGTTAATCCCTTTAGCCCGGCTGCGGGACTGGGGGATTATATTCCTGAAGAGGCCAAAGAAAAATCCTACGGTTGCGGAAGTCCGGTCAAAGATGCTGCGCCTCAAAAGGGTGAAATTGTGGTGGACCTAGGCTCGGGCAGCGGGGTGGAGTGCTTTCTTGCAGCAGCAGAGGTCGGGGCTTCCGGCAGGGTATATGGTATTGATATGACCGATGCCATGCTGGAACTGGCTTGCAAATCAAAGCGGCATGTGGTGATGGACCTGGGCTATGATAATATCGAGTTCCGCAAAGGGTATCTGGAGGCAATTCCCTTGGCCGATGCAACAGCGGACGTGGTGATCTCCAACTGCGTGATCAATCTCAGCCCGGATAAGCGCAGAACCTATCTGGAGATCATGCGGATACTCAAGCCCGGCGGTCGGCTGGTGGTTGCTGATGTGGTTAGCGACGAATCGGTCAGCGCGGCGATCAAGAACAGCACCAAGTATCGGGGCGAATGCCTGGGCGGGGCCATGCAGCAGGACGATCTTCTTGTCATGCTGGAGGATTGCGGATTTGCCTCGGTCTATCTTCATAAACGCTCTCCCTATCGGGAGGTGGACGGGCATCGTTTTTACTCCCTGACCTATGAGGCGGGCAAAGCAGAAGTGACGGAATTGACGGGACTGGAGGAACTTGTTGATGAGGAAGGGGAGAAGGTTCGTTGTCTCTTTCGAGGGCCTGCGCCAGCTCTGGAAACATCAACGGGCCGACGTTTGGAATGCGGGCGCATCACCGAACTTCCGCGTCGGGAAGCAGAGCAGCTGGGTGATCAGGTTTTCATCCTTGATGAGGAAGGAGCTGTTGCCAATATTGAGCAGGAAGCCTGCTGTTGCGGTGTGCCGCCGGACGAGGGCAGAGGCAATGATTCAAGTAATTCCAAAAACGATTCTGTTGCTCGGCATCTCAACGGCTGTCTTGTTTGCGGGGAGGAGCTGGTCTATCAAAGTAACAGCGGTGTGTCTGCAAGTTGCTATTTTTGCGGCACAGAGACTGTTACCCCATGCAGCTGCACTGCTGACCATTATGTCTGTGACAGTTGCCATCAACAGGAAGGCGTTGCGGTCGTCCGTTCAGTCTGCCTGAGCAGCAGGGAAAAGGATATGATTACCTTGATGACTCGCATCCGCAATCATCCTGCTGTCCCCATGCACGGGCCTGAGCATCATGCGCTGGTGCCCGGCGTGATCCTGGCTGCCTATCGCAATAACGGCGGGAAGATCAGCAAGGATCTTATTGCCACCGGGATTGATCGGGGCAGCAAGGTGCCCGGAGGGGTCTGCGGCTTTTGGGGCTGCTGTGGTGCGGCAGTGGGGGCGGGGATTGCCGCTTCTCTGATCCTGGAGGCGACCCCGTTGAAAGCGGATGAACGCCAGCACACCTTGGCCTTTACCGCAGCACTTTTTAAGGAGATTGCCCGAATAAAGGGGGGGCGGTGTTGTCAGCGGGAGACCTGGCTAGCTCTGACCCATGCCTCCCGGTTCTCTGAGAAATTTTTCGGGATTGCCCTGCCAGCAGAGTCTGTTCTTCATTGCAACCAGTACGAGAAGAACCGGGAGTGTATGCTGACACGCTGTCCGCTCTGGGAGGAGCGGGAGTGGAAAGAAGGGCGGTGGAGAGGAAGCTGCCTCAAAAAGGCTGCCGGGGCCCTTCTTCCTTACCCTTCCTGA